A region of the Lycium barbarum isolate Lr01 chromosome 1, ASM1917538v2, whole genome shotgun sequence genome:
aaGATCAAGACGAATAGTGAGGTGCTTAAGATTTAATAGAATCAACTAAATTTACGACAGGTATGACTTCCAGCCTGTTTATGTGCCAattcgttgggaatttgagaaagttaaaacatgaaacttgtatatatttgaaatacctttccaaccataaaTGGCCCAGCTCAAACGGagctgtgctaggagttatgccaaTTTTACTGAACATTGTCGGCAGTCGGGACACCAGTGTGTCATACGGGTGGCGCGCGATTTTCATGTCTCTAACCAATTTTTGTCCTTGTGCACCGCCTGTGCGATGCAGGGGTGGCGCACAGGCTGTGACGTGCGATGGACGTGCGCGGCACAACCCTCGCACGATCCCATTTTTCTGGTTCCGAACTATATAATTACCTTCTAACTTAGTCAAAATCCTTCACCACTTTGTTTCAGCCGACTTTTTGAGAGAAAACAACCCTAAGGCTTCCCCaaatcatctaaggtaagttattGATCAATTTATATCATTACTACATCAATCTAACataaattaacactagttcatccttCAAAATCATAAATTCTTGAAAATCGAAGAAAGAGAAATTGCTTAAAGGTATCTTATTTGTTCTTTAATTAGATTATTTAGAGAACTTAGACAAGTGTAGGGTATTAGAAACAATGAGAATCCATCGGTGATTCAGGAAACGTTTTTTGACACAAAAAAATCCTAGTTTTCCAAGAAGGTTGTGAACTCTTAGAATTTGGTTAAAGTTCTGaaatttttcataaataattattttagaaCGATTGCTGAACTTGGAGGAATACGTTTGAGCAGAATTGAGGTATGTTTAGATTTCAAAAAATCCTCTTTTGAAGTATGTCTACCTATTAAAAAATGATTTGATATACATCTATACTTTGAAAACATCTTTTGAAACATGTCTACTTTTAAGGATATTTTGAAAGCATAATTGATTTTTGAGAATCCTCTTTTGATTGTTGTATACGTTGAAACCCTTGTTTGGTGATTGATCTTTGTTGAACTTATTTTCTAACTAAAGATGATATTTGAACAAGGTCATGTGTGTCTAGGGTCAAGCccacatcgaaccttatacgagtTATATTATAGTGATGAACGTGTTTTGCCCCATTATTGGACGATTGaacttattttttaaagattGAAGCTTTAAATGTGTTTTTGCCTTTGAATGAGTTTTCTTGAACTTAAATTGCATAAGTGATTTGAATAAGGTTTCTAAATTGATTATGATTTGAAATAACTCTATTGTGAGGAGATGACTTGCGAAGTTAATTCGGctataagccatgattgatgattcagtGAATATATCATGATTTGTATTTGTTTGTGTTTGGACCTACATGGGCAAGTTGTGCTAGTACAGAGGACAATTAGCCATTATAGATCCTAAATTATCGCGTTTAAGCATtgatgtgtcagtccagaggatgattgacctcctaGGCGTGTAGCCCGGTGTATCTACTGATGCGTTAgttcagaggacgattagcctatATGCGATAATAGCCCCGGTGTATCGAATGATTGTTCGCCTATGAGTAAGCATGTGTTGATCTTTTGGTTGTCTGTGAGTAGTTGTGGTGATCTTGAGTTCGAAAGGGAGGGCCTTAATATGATGAACGGTATAATAAGTTGAAATTGATATATTCCTGTATCTTGGCTTTTACTGGTAGTTTTAATAAGTTTACTGGCTTACACTATCTCTGGAGTTCGAACTATTTTCATTGATATTGTTTTACTGATTTTACTATATTATTTTGACATGTTAACTATTTCCcattagacactcactgagtacccagtactcaggcataccattgttgtttttgatattatgttaggtaacgaagaagagcaggttcgtgatacgcgtaCGGAGTAGGAGAACTTGTTGCTTTCCAGACTTATTGGAGAGCTCACATGCctattcgtgggacacccctctATCTTAGTTTATTGCTTTTAGTTTTTAGGTTGCGTCCCGAGGTTAGTCCATTCATttatttatcttagaagctccatagatagttgtcagaattgtgggtatatTGTTGAAGTCTCATATGACTTGTTAGGGTGTTTGCCACATTTTATGACATCTTATTTCTGTTACACTTCCGCCAATTTTTATAAGTATGAGTATGCTTTCCGTTAGCCATAAATGACTTTTTTAAATAAATGTCGAAAGATTACCAAAAGAGATTAgatgtttattgattttataaggtgcttccgatgttgttcatagaATCAAATGCTTGTTACGTCCAAGgtgagttttggggcgtgacataacAGTTCTAAAATTGTTTTACATCTTTCGGCAACTTCACCTACATCATGAACACCTACATCATGAAAATCATAGTCATTTGTACCTTCTTTATACCCTTTGTTCTTCGTCGTAGTTTCTAGAATCCTCTCGAAACCAGGCCCCATGCCGAGTCATTCCTTTTCACTACAGTCGTACGctgaattttcccttttttttttcttcaaaatgtaGTCATGTGTTGTTTTCGGTTGGGCTACAATTGATTTTATGATTGCTAATCGGAGGTCTAATTCTTTTGTTACAACTGTTGATGTGATTTGTTTGTCGCTTTTAAGGATGTTTGTACATACTTGCTCATTGGAGGTCATTTTGCAAGCTTGCGTTAAGAAATAGTTTTTAGCGTTGACGGTCTGTGAGGAGAAAAAATAGGGGACTGATGAAATAAAGGTAACGAGAATCAAGATTTTGTGCAAAGAAGCCATTTTGAAAAGCTAAAAAGGCTTCTTTagcttttatttattatttatcaaCAATCCCAATTGATACCGATGTGTATAATTAAGGAATGTGGTATATTTTACGTGACTACGTAATGAGCGCTTGAAACATGCTctaaatattttctaaaatttgAGCCGAATGTATCTAATAAAACAGTTTATCATATGTTCAGGTGCTTCATTGGAATAGACCATAATTCGAATGTCTAACTAAAATTTATTGACAAATTTAATGAGTTGTCAATGTTTTCAGCCTAAAAAATATAAGTCTAACTTTTTGCTTCACAAGCGGCATATTAGAGGCATGTTattctttctcctcatcctcctttttcttctttgtttttgtttttgttttcgtCAATGTTGATTCTTCTAAACGTAGACTTGAGATCATGTTGATGATCCCTGACTAGCAAAAGAACATCAGTGACATATAAGTAACTTACGTGGTTTATTCCAAAGTCGGGGCATTTTTTATATAAAAGTTTGGGGGATCGTCAAGAGTTATGACAAGGTAATTCATTCCCATCCATCAATGCCGATGACCCGTTAGGACTTGTGAATAATTTGTTGATCTGTTGTTACTTGTGGCAAGGCAAATTTTTGTCCATCCATTCAAACTTTCGACGATCTACCAGGACTTATGCGCAAGTATTGACCCACAGGCTCCAAGTTCTCGCATGCAACCAATTTTTGTTAAAAAGAATTTAAAGGGGTCAAAACTTAAATAGAAGCGCGAAATGGTTATACTTCTGCAAATCTcgagaaaaataacaaaaatggtATGTTAGGGGGTAGGTTCAAAGTCGTTCCTCAAATATACTATTGAGCAGTTTTGACCCTTTAAAATTGCTAAAAGTGAGCACTTTCCATATTTGTCGGCAAATCTTCCTATTTACCGTATATCCAACTTTGCATGTATAGAAGTCAAAATTAAAATGGGTCGAGTCTTCAAACATAGCTTTAGGCCCAATGCTTAAAACCCAATCCATCAAACATCAACATAAcatgggcaattcgcagaattggccttcttttgaggtggtctttaaattttgtccctcatatttgtggtctttaaattttgcccttcggctaaaactcatgggttcggggttcgaacccccactcagtcaaaaatttaaaaaaaattcgcaagacagagtttgaatttcgctatgccccctctGGCAGACTTTGTCTTGAggcatatacttttttttttttttacttttcaagagtttgaatttcgctatgccccctccggcagactttgccttgaggcatatatttttatttatttttttacttttcaagttaaacttttagttatgccttaactaaaagtgtgcctataagacataactaaaagtttgcatTATAAGGCAAaatctatgccttaaggaaaagttcttgctttatggggcatacttttggttatgacttaactaaaagtctgcctcatacggcataactaaactatgccttaaggaaaagttcttcCTTATggggcataactaaaagtttgccccataaagcataagtatgccggagccggcataactttagttattccttaaggaATGTATGCCGGatcggcatacactccccccaaccctgccttgcgatttttattttatgcctgagcgggggttcgaacccagaacattagatattcgcccacctttccaagcgaagggcaaaacttaaagaccataaTATGAGGATAAAATTTAAAGACTACAAATATGAGGAACAAAATTTAGAGATCACCCCAAAATAaggccaatccgcgcaaaaaatgaCATAACATAGCTTTAGGCCCAATGCTTAAAACCCAATCCATCAAACATCAACATAACATGTAAAGACAGTATTTTCCCAAGAGCTTCTCTGCTTCACAATCTTGGTAAGACGAGTTCCTCCATAACCAAAAAGCTTCcatttttacacacacacacacacaaaaaaaaaataaaaaaatgaagctCTCACTGAAACTCCAAGAACAACCTCAATCCCTAAACAACCACCAAAAACAACCACAAAGCAACCCACTTCTCATCCGTGCCAAAATCCCTATTTCCATTTTTAACCTTCCTTTCCTTTCTTGTTTTTCCACCACCACTCACCACCCTTCGGATCTCTCTCTTTCACTTGCCACCTGTTTCCCTTCTGGTCCCACACTTAAACTAGCTTACTCCACTAACCCCACCACCCCACCCAACCCCACCACCCCTACTGCCCTTCCTTTAACCCTTACCCTCAAATCTGGAATTGGTGTTTTTGGTTCTACCAAGAACTCACCTTTAGTCATTTCTGCTAACTTTAACTTTTCACCTGTTCAACCTTATCAAAATCCCACTTTTACCCTTCTTTTTAAACCCCAGTTGGGTTCTTTTTCGCTTCGAAAAAGCACTACTTCTGACCTGAATTGTGGTTCTAGTGGTGTTGATAAGCAGAATGGTGATGGGAATTCATTAGGGTTTGTTCCTTTAGAAAGGCCAATGAGTTTTAAGGACTTTTCAATGGAGGATTATGCTAAAGATTCAGTCTTTAAAGGGATCGCTGTAATGGCGAAAACGGAGATGCCTTTAACGAAAAGGGTTATGATGGATTGTCGTTGGGGTGTGAATTTCCCTAAAGATTTGGGGAATAGGATGCCTTTTTTGAATGTTAATAAGATTGGGATTAAGAGAGTTGATGAAGTTAAGGAGGTGAAGGAGAAGAAAGATGATAGTTTAGGCGATACTGAGTTGTTGAAAGGTATGTGTTTTTGGATGAAAAAGGAGTTGGAAATGCTGCAAAGAGAGAATAGAGAGATGAAACATAGGTTGGATGAAATGAATATGGGGAATGTTGCTAGGAAGAATGTTAATGAGGGGGAGTTTTTAGGTGGGCAAGTGGCTGAGAATTCGGGTGGATTTGAGCAGTGGAGGAATAAGAAGAATAGTGGGGGAGAGAATGGGAAGAAAGAAGTGAAGAAGAACACTGCTTCCAATGGGAATCGAGCTAGTGATGTTGAGAGTGAGTTGCAGAAAGCTATTAAGGCTGCTTCTTCGACATGAGGTTCGAACTGTCTGCTAATTAGCTCGAGTATATATAGTTAATGATTAGTACTTTATTTCTTAGTATGCGATGTATATATGAATGAGCTTGCTGTAACGTAAAGTGTGATACCTACGATGAAGAATTTATAGTTTTGCTTCTCCAGACTATAGAGAAGGCTTCAGGTCCTCCCTCGCTAGCATTTTAATGTTTGGCTTGTCTTTATTCCCTTATCTAATTGGGGAAATTATTGCACTAGTATTTGGAATTGTTTATAGATTTTAATTGCTttgcaaatggaacttgctctTTGTTGTATAGTTCTATTTGAAGTATTTTACTAGAGTATTAGAAAATGTTGAACTTCATTTTCTTTTAGTCCCTGTTGGAAAACAATCTGACATATTTATAATTTGTGTTTTCTTACCTTGCATTTAAGTAATTTCTTTACGTGGCAGATTACATCTCTTTTCTCATTTCGGAATGAATACAGATGACTAGTATCTGTTTCTTTGCTCATTCAGTTTATCAGTTTACACAAAGCTTTTCATCATGCATTGGTTTCTATCACCAAAAAATAATACCTAGCCATTATAATAGCAAGTATATTTTGATGAGATTATAATAGCAAGTATATTAGGAGTTAGATTTGGGCTTGTACTATGTTTATGCAAGAAAGATACTTCATAATAGGTAGAGGAAATGGTCTTTCTGCCATTCTCCATTCCCCTTATGTCTTCTGTTATTATTTCCTAAAGGAGGACTTGTCACTTTCACTTTGGGTTTGACTCAAAAGATTAAGATCCTGGATGAAAGTTTTCTCCTTACAAGAGGGATGCTAGTTAGTGGCAATCGCTTGGACTGCTGCAAGAACACACTCTCTCAATTGCAGCGCCACATTGTTCATTTTCTGAAGACCGACTTGCTACCAGCTTCCATCTTTTATTCCGTTTCGAGTTTCCCCTTTCGGTGCTCTGTGAATGAGGGTGCTAAACTCCATCTGAACTCCCAAGTAACCACGGTCAACTATTCCGAGCAACCTTTGGCTACTTACATCTCCACCTTACTGAACAACCAATCTCCACTATGCAAGCCCCTCCCTCTTGTTGGCCACCAAACAGATGGTGGCACCAAATTCCTCTCTCAAACTACGGTCATGTTTCATATGTTGGCGTATATGTGGATCAATGATGGGAGTTTGGATGTGTAAAGATTGCAAGAATGATCTTCCAAGACTATCCAAGTTACCAGTTTCTGTATACTTCATTTTCTCGTGAGATTCCTTATTCGACAAGCCCATTAAACTTACTTGGAGCTTTTGGAGCCTTTACCTTGCCTAGCTTTAGGAATGACAGCTGCATATTTGCTTGGATACAAGTACTGCAATTATTGTTGCTGCAATACTGTTTTGTGGAAGGATTTCAACTTTATGTGCTACCTAGAGATGCTTCTCTGTTATTAGATGCTGCTGGGGTTGTATTTATGTTAAAGACTGCATAACGCACTTCCATGAGGCGTCCTAGCCACGCTGTGTACCTGGCAATGCTTCATAACCCCTGGTCTCTTCAATCCTTCTCCTTTTTGTTTCAGACCCAAGTTCTCATTCCCCGTGTCTATGTGGGGCTGAGTTATCTGTCGGTTGTTGTGGCTATAGAAAATGTTATTCATCTTGTCACTTGGAAAGGTTGGTAGAAGAAGGGTTCACCACTGTTATGAAGCATGAAGTTTGTAACTTCACAGTTTGGAAATTTCATCATTGAAGGTCGCTAAAGTTAGAGATGGTTGCCAGGTGATAAGTTATACAAGATGGTTGTTAGTTGGTCTCCTTGACATGGCTTTGCAACAGGGACAATCCATGTATAGGTTTTCTGTGCCAAACAACATTGCTAGAAATCCCTTCCCAAACATGTCCACGACACTCCGTTCATCGGAAAGATTCCTGTATTCGTCCTGCTACTGTATTATATGCCATGATTGCCCCTATACTAGAACTAAAAGGACTTGGTAAGATCTGGATTGCATCTCACTAGTACTCACTCTACCTGCCTTACTTAAGTGCGTAGTTCAAATCTCATCTAGTGCTTTAAACTCTTCTAACATGTTCCTTTTCCCCTATTGACAAGCTGACTCCTTCCTCTTCTCCGAAAAGCTCTCAAGAAAAAAGATGATGTAGATAGATATATGAATGCCTTAATGCAACATATTGTTACTCCTATAAAATAATAAGTCAGATACCAAGAAGATGACTAAATCGACTGAGGCATAAGACATGATAATTTAAAGTTCTTGTATTTGAATTGATTACCAACATCCAGGATGAGTTTTTATGCTATGCTCCTATCTTGTGAACAGGTTTATTGGGCACTTTTGAGATGTAGTAAGTTGTGCAGTAGATTAAACGAGGTGTATGTAAGTTGATCTAGTCACTAGCATCTTAAAAATTAAAACGGAAAGTAAGAAAATTTACTGGCTTGAACACCAGAGGGATTGTGCTTGTCCATTTTGTTTCTCTTAGGTGTAATGACTCTTGATTACGAATTTGGGTATTCATGGTCGAGTTTTGCTTAGAAGGAAATCAAATAAATTAAGTTAAATATATACTTGAACCAAATCAAATAGAAGTTCTTGTTTTGACGGGTGTTTCGGTATCTATATAATATTTTTGAAGACTAAAGTAAAATAAACTTGCGTGCTAAAGCTTAAAAATTTGAGTGCCCTAGTGAaacgaagaaaaagaagaataagATTGATGTAAATGTTAATGCAAGCAGAGTGATGAAGAAGAAATTAGAAGAGAGGAAAAGGACTACAAATTAGTTGGAACAAACAAAACATAAAACACCAGGTTGTAAATAGAAAAACTAAACTATTTTAAAAGAGAAAATTAAGACAATGTACATACTTTCGCAAGAACATGAGAACGAACTCAGTCATATAAACCACACTAGGTAAGCCCCGTGCGAGCTCAGATTGAGAAGGTTGTTTGCGAGGGGAATTGATTCCAGTCACTTGCTGAACCAACTCAGCCACCATTCAGGTTATCGACATGGTTGTTGTGTCATCTAAACCGTTGCTTTAAGATGATGTCCATGTGGTGCCATGTCATCATATCCGCCATCTTATCAACGGCCACGTGCAGTTCACCTCAACATACCGTTAAGTAATGTTCTTTCCACATGGCTTTTTGGAAAAGATAACTGCACAAAATTCTATTCTAATCTAAGATAGTTCATCCGCCAATGCTTATTACTAACTATAGGCGGTGATATTCAACTTAATATCATCCATGTATTTGCCAGTGTTTTAACAATAATACGTTTATTCAAACCATTATTTGTGACCCTTGTTGTTGTGACTTGTGATTAAAACTCAAACCAAACAAAACCTTAACCGGACAAACCGATACTGAAAAGAGAAGAACCGGACTGTAT
Encoded here:
- the LOC132640635 gene encoding uncharacterized protein LOC132640635, which encodes MKLSLKLQEQPQSLNNHQKQPQSNPLLIRAKIPISIFNLPFLSCFSTTTHHPSDLSLSLATCFPSGPTLKLAYSTNPTTPPNPTTPTALPLTLTLKSGIGVFGSTKNSPLVISANFNFSPVQPYQNPTFTLLFKPQLGSFSLRKSTTSDLNCGSSGVDKQNGDGNSLGFVPLERPMSFKDFSMEDYAKDSVFKGIAVMAKTEMPLTKRVMMDCRWGVNFPKDLGNRMPFLNVNKIGIKRVDEVKEVKEKKDDSLGDTELLKGMCFWMKKELEMLQRENREMKHRLDEMNMGNVARKNVNEGEFLGGQVAENSGGFEQWRNKKNSGGENGKKEVKKNTASNGNRASDVESELQKAIKAASST